In Sphingopyxis sp. FD7, a single window of DNA contains:
- a CDS encoding tyrosine-type recombinase/integrase produces the protein MSTGGPLRPLADIFRGKSNIFRVPLRTPASRCDPLRPPTAIWIGGILGVFFGCPQNRRYPQMALKELEVKYATKRQRPYKLSDGEGLHLLVQPNGSKLWRLKYRFDGKEKLLSFGKYPTVTLAIAREKRTEAKRLLDQGEDPAEARKRAKKQRAALKLFEEIARAWHANRIEGLDSAHALRVINRMERDVFPVIGKRPITEIDPPEILEMIRAVEARGALDIARRLKQNVSQIYRFAIASGWATIDPTLGLNDALKPKPPVRHMARVPLAEFPKLVRAIFAYDGEDTPRRREITRDALLFTLLTWVRTSETRFAARDEFEDLYGPNPLWRLSPERMKMEREHLVPLSRQAAMIVQRRLQATNDAFLFPGAKPGKPISENTMIYACYRMGYLGRQTVHGFRGLGSTWANEAERYKPDWIEMALAHEDEDEVRGAYNSALYLTPRRRMLQDWADVIDAATAVSDVEKDPIEFSQLTGCSAPIQRLPPSDRRQPYWQRPRWAASR, from the coding sequence TTGTCCACCGGTGGCCCACTGAGGCCACTGGCAGACATTTTTCGAGGAAAATCAAATATTTTTCGCGTCCCGTTGCGTACGCCGGCGTCCCGGTGCGACCCGCTGCGGCCACCCACGGCGATTTGGATTGGGGGTATTTTGGGGGTATTTTTCGGCTGTCCCCAAAACAGGCGATACCCCCAGATGGCTTTGAAAGAACTTGAGGTCAAATACGCCACCAAGCGGCAGCGCCCCTACAAGCTGTCCGATGGAGAAGGCCTGCACCTGCTCGTCCAGCCGAACGGATCGAAGCTCTGGCGCCTGAAATACCGCTTCGACGGCAAGGAAAAACTGCTGAGCTTCGGCAAATATCCGACCGTCACGCTGGCGATCGCCCGCGAGAAGCGGACCGAAGCCAAGCGGCTGCTCGATCAGGGTGAGGACCCCGCCGAGGCCAGGAAGCGGGCGAAGAAGCAGAGGGCCGCGCTCAAGCTGTTCGAAGAGATTGCGCGGGCCTGGCACGCCAATCGTATTGAAGGGCTGGACTCGGCCCATGCCCTGCGCGTCATCAACCGGATGGAGCGCGACGTCTTTCCGGTCATCGGGAAGCGTCCGATCACGGAAATCGACCCGCCCGAGATTCTCGAGATGATCCGCGCGGTCGAAGCGCGCGGCGCCCTCGATATCGCCCGTCGCCTCAAGCAGAACGTCAGCCAGATCTATCGCTTCGCGATCGCGAGCGGCTGGGCGACCATCGATCCGACGCTCGGCCTCAACGATGCGCTCAAGCCCAAGCCGCCCGTCAGGCACATGGCGCGCGTGCCGCTCGCGGAGTTTCCGAAGCTGGTGCGGGCGATCTTCGCCTATGACGGCGAGGACACGCCGCGCCGCCGCGAGATCACCCGTGACGCGCTGCTGTTCACCTTGCTCACATGGGTCCGAACCAGCGAAACCCGCTTCGCGGCCAGGGACGAGTTCGAGGATCTCTATGGACCGAACCCGCTATGGCGTCTGTCGCCGGAGCGCATGAAGATGGAACGTGAGCATCTTGTTCCGCTGTCCCGCCAGGCCGCAATGATCGTTCAGCGCCGCTTGCAGGCGACGAACGATGCGTTCCTCTTTCCCGGAGCCAAGCCTGGAAAGCCTATTTCCGAGAACACCATGATCTATGCCTGCTACCGCATGGGCTATCTTGGCCGGCAGACGGTGCATGGGTTTCGGGGGCTCGGCTCGACCTGGGCGAACGAAGCCGAACGCTACAAGCCCGACTGGATCGAGATGGCGCTCGCCCACGAGGATGAGGACGAAGTGCGCGGCGCCTATAACAGCGCGCTCTATCTCACCCCGCGAAGGCGGATGCTGCAAGATTGGGCCGACGTGATCGACGCGGCAACCGCAGTGTCGGATGTCGAGAAGGATCCTATCGAGTTCTCACAGCTCACGGGCTGTTCTGCGCCCATCCAGCGCTTGCCGCCGAGCGACCGGAGACAGCCGTATTGGCAGCGCCCTCGTTGGGCGGCTTCGCGATAA
- a CDS encoding IS3 family transposase (programmed frameshift), giving the protein MPAKKHRPEEIIGKLREAEVVLAQGATTAEACRRIGVTEQTYYRWRKEYGGLKTDQARRMKDLEKENARLRRAISDLTLDKLILQEAAPGKLLSPARRRRCIDHIRMMMPVSERRLCRVLGQHRSTQRKAPRGANDEAALTEDIIALARQYGRYGYRRVTALLRDAGWHVNRKRVERIWRREGLKVPQRQPKRGRLWLNDGSCIRLRPEYPGHVWSYDFVEGRTHDGRKYRILSIIDEASRECLALPVARKLRSDDVLAALAELFVTRGPPAHIRSDNGPEFIATAVQQWLAQIGVKTLYITPGSPWENGYCESFNGSLRDELLNGEIFYSLAEARILIEAWRRHYNTVRPHSSLGYRPPAPEAVPSPVSPSGSASLHLRPTLAMEASMH; this is encoded by the exons ATGCCGGCCAAGAAGCATCGCCCGGAAGAGATTATCGGCAAGCTGCGTGAAGCGGAGGTCGTGTTGGCGCAGGGGGCGACGACGGCTGAAGCGTGTCGCCGGATCGGCGTTACGGAACAGACCTATTATCGGTGGCGTAAGGAATATGGCGGTCTGAAGACCGACCAGGCGCGGCGGATGAAGGACTTGGAGAAAGAGAATGCGCGGCTTCGGCGTGCGATATCGGACCTGACGCTGGACAAGCTGATATTGCAGGAGGCTGCCC CGGGGAAACTTCTGAGCCCCGCGCGCCGAAGGCGCTGTATCGATCACATCAGAATGATGATGCCGGTGTCTGAGCGGCGGCTGTGCCGTGTGCTCGGGCAACATCGATCGACACAGCGCAAGGCGCCCCGCGGGGCGAACGACGAAGCAGCTCTGACCGAGGACATCATTGCGCTGGCCCGGCAATATGGTCGTTATGGCTATCGCCGGGTGACGGCGTTGCTGCGCGATGCGGGGTGGCATGTGAACCGCAAGCGGGTCGAGCGCATCTGGCGGCGCGAGGGGCTGAAGGTACCGCAAAGGCAGCCGAAGCGCGGGCGGCTCTGGCTGAACGACGGATCGTGCATCCGGCTTCGGCCCGAGTATCCCGGCCATGTCTGGTCCTACGACTTCGTCGAAGGGCGGACCCACGATGGTCGCAAATACCGGATCCTTTCGATCATCGACGAGGCGAGCCGGGAGTGCCTGGCGTTGCCGGTGGCACGCAAGCTCAGGAGCGATGACGTTCTGGCGGCGCTCGCCGAGCTGTTCGTCACGCGTGGGCCACCAGCGCACATACGGTCCGACAATGGCCCGGAGTTTATCGCGACGGCGGTGCAGCAATGGCTCGCCCAGATCGGCGTGAAGACGCTGTATATCACGCCCGGATCACCATGGGAGAATGGCTATTGCGAGAGCTTCAACGGATCGCTGCGTGATGAACTGCTCAACGGCGAAATCTTCTACTCGCTCGCCGAGGCCCGGATCCTGATCGAGGCCTGGCGGCGACATTACAACACCGTCCGGCCGCACAGCTCGCTGGGATACCGACCACCCGCGCCGGAGGCCGTTCCATCGCCAGTGTCGCCCTCCGGTTCCGCTTCGCTCCACCTACGGCCGACACTGGCGATGGAGGCGTCAATGCACTAA
- a CDS encoding MarR family winged helix-turn-helix transcriptional regulator — protein sequence MIRDQLIYGLSRLAALARQKDWQTGEGAGLTPTQGDALRLLADRPEGLRLKDLAAQLSVRSSTASDAVSALASKHLVERRPDPDHGRAIRVSLSLEGRALLGQLPDGFEDIVSLLSDGNAESLHSIVMRTIAQLQRSGRIAPQRMCLTCRYFVSDTSTTESGEHYCRLIKAPLRQSDLRLNCPEHEEASSSA from the coding sequence ATGATTCGTGACCAGCTCATCTATGGCCTCAGCCGTCTGGCCGCCCTGGCTCGCCAGAAGGACTGGCAGACCGGCGAAGGCGCTGGACTGACTCCCACCCAGGGGGATGCGCTAAGGTTGTTGGCCGACCGTCCGGAGGGTTTGCGCCTGAAGGACCTTGCCGCACAGCTCAGTGTGCGCTCGTCAACTGCCAGCGATGCTGTCTCGGCTCTCGCCAGCAAACACCTTGTGGAACGCAGGCCCGACCCTGATCATGGCCGGGCAATCCGGGTGTCCTTGTCTCTGGAGGGCCGCGCCCTGCTTGGCCAGCTTCCGGACGGCTTTGAAGACATTGTCAGTCTGCTGAGCGACGGCAATGCCGAAAGCCTGCATAGCATAGTCATGCGAACCATCGCGCAACTGCAACGGTCCGGACGCATTGCGCCCCAGCGCATGTGCCTGACCTGCCGGTATTTTGTGTCCGATACGAGCACGACCGAGTCAGGCGAGCATTATTGCCGATTGATCAAGGCGCCGCTTCGCCAATCCGATTTGCGCCTCAATTGTCCTGAGCACGAGGAGGCCTCCTCCTCAGCCTAG
- a CDS encoding helix-turn-helix domain-containing protein: protein MKIPPPVEPICVKVNDAARMIGVGRTKLYELIASGEIEVVKLGKSTRITTASLHELVIRQREPK, encoded by the coding sequence GTGAAAATTCCGCCCCCGGTCGAGCCGATCTGCGTGAAGGTCAATGACGCTGCGCGCATGATCGGCGTCGGCCGCACCAAGCTCTACGAACTGATTGCGTCGGGCGAGATTGAGGTCGTCAAGCTCGGCAAATCGACCCGTATCACCACTGCCAGTCTGCACGAACTGGTCATCCGGCAGCGCGAGCCGAAGTAG
- a CDS encoding tyrosine-type recombinase/integrase, giving the protein MALTVLKVKNAKPGRHVDGRGLCLVVKPSGARTWVLRMQLKGHRRDYGLGSAHDVSLSDARTAAAELRRRVREGFDPVAERRKARKVIPTFEAATRTCHETLGDGWKDGHHARWLSGFERHLFPRIGKKPVDKVDSACVVEALSPIWLEIPETARRLLQRIGVVLDFAHVKGWVPEEVSLRSVRKGLPRQNDKRGHMEAMPYADVPALMQKLASAAPTTGRDALRFTIYNAVRSNETRLAVWTEFDLENAVWTIPAERMKAGDTHVVPLSAPVVALLCKRWNERTSDTGLVFSNDGKKPISDMTMTKLLRDDGFASITVHGFRSTFTDWAAECTDFPKEVADKALAHKLPNKVEAAYRRTDFFEKRRTLMKQWADYLGNRTPAANKAAAEPTSARAAG; this is encoded by the coding sequence ATGGCGCTGACAGTATTGAAAGTGAAGAACGCGAAGCCCGGTCGCCATGTCGATGGCAGGGGCTTGTGCCTGGTCGTAAAGCCCAGCGGCGCGCGCACTTGGGTGCTGCGGATGCAGTTGAAAGGCCATCGCCGCGACTATGGGCTGGGATCGGCGCATGATGTTTCGCTATCCGATGCCAGAACAGCGGCAGCAGAATTGCGCCGCCGAGTTCGTGAAGGCTTCGATCCTGTCGCCGAACGGCGTAAGGCGCGCAAGGTCATTCCGACCTTTGAGGCCGCAACCCGCACATGCCATGAGACCTTGGGCGACGGGTGGAAGGATGGCCATCATGCCCGGTGGCTGTCTGGTTTCGAGCGGCACCTCTTTCCGCGCATCGGCAAAAAGCCGGTCGACAAGGTGGACAGCGCCTGCGTCGTCGAGGCGCTTTCCCCGATATGGCTGGAGATACCGGAAACAGCGCGGCGCTTGCTCCAGCGCATCGGCGTTGTGCTCGATTTCGCGCATGTGAAAGGCTGGGTGCCGGAAGAGGTCTCGTTGCGGTCGGTGCGCAAAGGCCTGCCACGTCAGAACGACAAGCGCGGGCACATGGAGGCCATGCCCTATGCCGACGTTCCGGCGCTGATGCAGAAACTTGCCAGCGCCGCCCCGACGACCGGGCGCGACGCCTTGCGCTTCACGATCTACAACGCCGTGCGCTCCAACGAGACGCGCCTTGCGGTATGGACCGAGTTCGATCTTGAAAACGCGGTATGGACCATTCCTGCCGAACGGATGAAGGCAGGCGATACCCACGTCGTGCCGCTTTCGGCACCGGTTGTGGCATTGCTGTGCAAGCGCTGGAATGAGCGGACCAGCGATACAGGCTTGGTCTTTTCAAACGACGGCAAGAAGCCGATCAGCGACATGACCATGACCAAGCTTCTGCGCGACGACGGTTTCGCCAGTATCACAGTGCATGGCTTCCGATCTACCTTCACGGACTGGGCCGCCGAATGCACCGACTTTCCCAAGGAGGTCGCCGACAAGGCTCTCGCCCACAAGCTGCCCAATAAGGTCGAAGCTGCCTACCGCCGAACCGATTTCTTCGAGAAGCGCCGAACCCTGATGAAGCAGTGGGCAGACTATCTGGGCAATCGCACCCCAGCAGCGAACAAGGCGGCAGCCGAGCCTACTTCGGCTCGCGCTGCCGGATGA
- a CDS encoding thioredoxin family protein, translated as MKSKAIFYHAGCGVCVAAEQALGQALDPARYDVEIVDFNSAPDRVGEAEAAGVQSVPAYVIDGQAFHINFGASMAAVKGEE; from the coding sequence ATGAAGTCCAAGGCCATTTTCTATCACGCCGGTTGCGGCGTCTGCGTCGCTGCCGAACAGGCATTGGGGCAGGCGCTCGATCCGGCGCGCTACGACGTCGAGATCGTCGACTTCAATTCCGCACCGGACCGGGTCGGCGAAGCTGAAGCTGCCGGTGTGCAATCGGTTCCGGCCTATGTCATCGACGGCCAAGCGTTCCACATCAACTTCGGTGCCTCGATGGCGGCGGTCAAAGGAGAGGAATGA
- a CDS encoding TetR/AcrR family transcriptional regulator — translation MKLPDIKPKKAISKPQTERPDLREQILDAAESLFADRGYFGVSVREITDAASTRLAAVNYHFGTKEALFTEVIERRSAWLNEERLRRLAELDLDPDRPEASARLLIRAFYGPLLSRFESGEPGWMNYCRLISQIAGVQLWMDEIVAPLFDEISRRYVEAMISIKPKSSRDDALQAYQFILSCTLYTFADNRRIDHMSGGRLSSRNISVTLKAMEDFCVGGLLSCLRVQGIGKLDG, via the coding sequence TTGAAATTACCAGATATTAAGCCAAAAAAGGCAATCTCCAAGCCGCAAACGGAACGACCGGATCTGCGCGAGCAGATCCTGGACGCCGCCGAGTCGCTGTTCGCGGACCGGGGCTATTTCGGCGTTTCGGTGCGAGAAATAACGGATGCAGCGTCCACACGGCTCGCCGCTGTGAATTATCATTTTGGAACCAAGGAAGCGCTGTTCACGGAAGTCATAGAACGCCGCAGCGCGTGGTTGAACGAAGAGCGGCTGCGAAGGCTTGCGGAGCTGGACCTCGATCCAGATCGCCCGGAAGCATCGGCTCGACTTCTCATCCGCGCATTTTACGGCCCCCTCTTGAGCCGTTTTGAATCCGGTGAGCCGGGGTGGATGAATTATTGTCGCCTCATCTCACAGATAGCAGGCGTGCAACTCTGGATGGACGAAATAGTTGCACCGCTATTTGATGAAATATCTCGCCGATATGTCGAGGCGATGATATCTATCAAACCAAAGTCATCGCGCGATGATGCCTTGCAGGCCTATCAGTTTATTCTGAGCTGTACGCTGTACACATTCGCCGACAATCGCCGGATCGATCACATGTCGGGTGGGCGACTTTCTTCACGGAACATCTCGGTGACCCTGAAGGCCATGGAGGACTTTTGCGTGGGGGGATTGTTATCGTGTCTTAGGGTACAGGGCATTGGCAAGCTCGATGGTTGA
- a CDS encoding helix-turn-helix transcriptional regulator, protein MSNSDKIIRLKTVLARTGLSRSTMYRKIAEGTFPSQVKISVHGAGWRESDVNRWIEDPVSYRNESAAQ, encoded by the coding sequence ATGTCCAACTCTGACAAGATAATCCGCCTCAAGACCGTTCTTGCACGGACCGGCCTTTCCCGATCCACCATGTATCGCAAGATCGCCGAGGGAACTTTTCCGTCGCAGGTGAAAATTAGCGTTCACGGTGCGGGCTGGCGGGAATCCGACGTAAATCGCTGGATCGAAGATCCGGTATCATATCGGAATGAGAGCGCGGCACAGTGA
- a CDS encoding amidohydrolase family protein: protein MRPILIRNGYVITGDPAIGDVPSGDVLIVNGRIAEIGQNLHHDEAEEIDATGTIVMPGMVDTHRHTWQTQLRAICADMSLMQYMRCIRFNISPVYTPEDVYVGNYIGALEALNAGITTLYDFSHTSHSPEHADEAIRGLRDARIAGLYAYGFYPAPVDRPYFTSVDQRIADAERIRTQHFSSDDQRLGMAVAITEVGMYPFDSTRKEIMTGRRLGVQQTIHTNCFWGSAFCSGIEELAAAGLLGPDQVHVHCNSVTDNELRLLADNGAKVSCTPDTELQMGMGHPLIGRAHDVGIKPTLGADVISCNGGDLLTQARLGLQDARVLANDPVNAQGRMPEDIPFKVRDAIAWMTINGAEAMGLDHRTGSLTPGKDGDIVLIAPNDFNLMPLNDMVGAVVLQANVSNIDTVVLRGEVVKRHGRLTGVDFKQLLRMAEGSRERIMEQALRRGPLVPPPNTTAMAEMEETARQNLAA, encoded by the coding sequence GTGAGACCGATCCTGATCCGTAACGGCTATGTCATCACCGGCGATCCTGCGATCGGCGACGTGCCCAGTGGGGATGTTTTGATCGTGAACGGACGCATCGCTGAGATCGGTCAAAACCTTCACCATGATGAGGCAGAGGAGATCGACGCGACCGGCACGATTGTAATGCCAGGCATGGTCGATACGCATCGGCATACTTGGCAGACTCAGCTACGCGCGATTTGCGCCGACATGAGCCTCATGCAGTATATGCGCTGCATCCGCTTCAACATCTCGCCCGTCTATACGCCAGAAGATGTCTATGTGGGCAATTATATCGGCGCCCTAGAAGCTCTGAACGCCGGGATCACGACGCTCTATGACTTCTCACATACGTCGCACAGTCCGGAACATGCCGATGAGGCCATCCGCGGCCTGCGGGACGCCCGGATTGCTGGCCTCTATGCCTACGGCTTCTATCCAGCACCGGTCGACCGGCCTTATTTTACGAGCGTCGACCAACGCATCGCCGATGCGGAACGGATAAGGACGCAGCATTTTTCGTCGGACGATCAGCGGCTGGGCATGGCGGTCGCGATCACCGAGGTCGGGATGTATCCGTTCGATTCGACGCGTAAGGAGATCATGACAGGCCGCCGACTTGGCGTGCAGCAAACAATTCACACGAACTGTTTCTGGGGCTCCGCTTTTTGCAGCGGTATAGAGGAACTCGCGGCGGCCGGACTCCTTGGACCCGACCAGGTCCATGTGCATTGCAATTCCGTGACAGACAACGAACTTCGCCTGCTCGCCGATAATGGCGCCAAGGTTTCATGCACGCCCGATACGGAACTGCAGATGGGCATGGGCCACCCCTTGATCGGCCGCGCCCACGATGTCGGCATCAAGCCTACACTTGGGGCCGACGTTATCTCCTGCAACGGTGGCGACCTACTCACGCAGGCACGCCTCGGTCTTCAAGACGCGCGCGTCCTGGCCAACGATCCGGTCAATGCGCAAGGTCGGATGCCTGAGGATATCCCATTCAAGGTACGTGACGCGATCGCGTGGATGACGATCAACGGCGCGGAAGCGATGGGTCTTGATCATCGCACGGGATCGCTCACGCCGGGCAAGGATGGCGATATCGTTCTCATCGCGCCCAACGACTTCAACCTCATGCCGCTGAACGACATGGTGGGCGCGGTCGTGCTGCAGGCTAACGTTTCCAACATCGATACGGTGGTCCTGCGCGGCGAGGTCGTGAAGCGCCACGGTCGCTTGACTGGCGTCGACTTCAAGCAGTTGCTCCGCATGGCGGAGGGCTCGCGCGAGCGGATCATGGAGCAGGCCCTGCGTCGCGGTCCGCTCGTTCCGCCGCCCAACACCACGGCAATGGCAGAGATGGAGGAGACCGCGCGCCAGAACCTGGCCGCATAG
- a CDS encoding TonB-dependent receptor, translating to MNRVGVQRGGDYEMDKLWPRAARIGLLLPAVVGTSAYAQTEPASSAASTPQPEAVSTPAAQDQGAGLQDIIVTAQKRSESVQKIPLAVTALSGNDLAKAGINSIEGLQAAVPNLNLGQQLGVARISLRGIGLDNLSTGAEGSIAFHLNSAFISRGAAALSAFYDVDRVEVLRGPQGTLYGRNATGGSINLITRQPTDTFSGYGDVTVGNYGRLAFDGAVSGPIVSDKVLARIAFSTDDRNGYGRNITTGTRIDDTNARSIRGTLKLLPADDLTITLIADY from the coding sequence ATGAACCGCGTCGGCGTCCAACGAGGAGGGGATTACGAAATGGATAAGCTTTGGCCGCGCGCCGCGCGGATCGGACTTCTTTTGCCTGCGGTCGTTGGCACAAGCGCTTACGCACAGACTGAGCCGGCTTCATCGGCTGCGAGCACTCCGCAGCCGGAGGCCGTATCGACGCCCGCCGCACAGGATCAGGGCGCCGGTCTTCAGGACATCATCGTGACTGCGCAGAAGCGCAGCGAGTCGGTGCAGAAAATTCCTCTCGCGGTGACGGCCCTATCCGGCAATGACCTCGCGAAGGCGGGCATCAACAGCATCGAGGGTCTGCAGGCCGCCGTCCCCAATCTCAACCTCGGCCAGCAGCTCGGCGTCGCGAGAATCTCGCTGCGCGGCATCGGCCTCGACAACCTCAGCACCGGCGCCGAGGGAAGTATCGCTTTCCACCTCAACAGCGCGTTCATTTCGCGCGGCGCCGCAGCGCTCAGCGCATTCTACGACGTCGATCGCGTGGAAGTTCTGCGCGGGCCACAGGGCACGCTCTATGGCCGCAACGCGACCGGCGGCTCAATCAACCTCATAACGCGCCAGCCCACCGACACGTTTTCGGGTTATGGCGATGTCACGGTCGGCAACTATGGTCGTTTGGCGTTCGACGGCGCCGTCAGCGGCCCGATTGTCTCTGATAAAGTGCTCGCGCGGATCGCTTTCTCGACGGACGACCGCAACGGCTATGGCCGAAACATCACGACCGGCACTAGGATCGACGACACCAATGCCCGTTCGATCCGTGGTACGCTGAAGCTTTTACCCGCCGACGATCTCACCATCACTCTGATCGCCGACTATTGA
- a CDS encoding LysR family transcriptional regulator — MIQAVSPLQISRRVAVVLGGSVESKIGKMTLIRLIHSLEQLFLWGMSMLDSRLKHAVAVGQLRSFSRAADAVGVTQSAVTKSVAELERYLGYSLFHRTSRGAMPTEEGREFIDRAARLLADAAELLGDTARRADAYAGPLRIGLFPGSIDWLLTQPLVSLLRRHPAVRVEVVSGNSERGVRLLSRGDIDVAFGLEAAFARWPEFKCERVASIEILPFVRNNHPILGINPTSKEPLVQFEFVVPSSSEPYTSIIQQMYEKSGKRPADWIHMTDYFQLVRRIVATSDAIGMVAKQFTENSWFRANFVALEGIGLFDPLTLCYAVRSRWQVKPAGRALVSLVRQAWRTAPSD, encoded by the coding sequence TTGATCCAGGCCGTTTCGCCGCTCCAGATTTCGAGACGGGTTGCAGTCGTGCTGGGCGGCAGTGTCGAAAGTAAGATTGGCAAAATGACCTTGATTCGCCTAATTCATTCTCTGGAGCAATTATTCCTGTGGGGCATGTCCATGCTCGATTCTCGCCTCAAGCATGCCGTCGCGGTTGGTCAGCTTCGTTCCTTCTCCAGGGCAGCGGATGCGGTTGGTGTCACGCAGTCGGCGGTGACCAAGAGTGTCGCTGAACTCGAACGGTATCTTGGCTATTCCCTTTTCCATCGGACCTCACGGGGCGCGATGCCGACAGAGGAGGGACGCGAATTTATCGATCGCGCAGCGCGCTTGCTTGCCGACGCAGCTGAACTACTCGGAGATACAGCCCGCCGCGCCGACGCCTATGCGGGCCCGCTTCGAATCGGACTGTTCCCAGGGTCAATCGACTGGTTGCTCACCCAACCTCTGGTTTCTTTGCTGCGGCGCCATCCGGCAGTGCGCGTCGAAGTCGTTTCGGGCAACAGCGAAAGGGGCGTGCGACTCCTGTCGCGCGGCGATATCGATGTCGCCTTTGGACTTGAAGCGGCCTTTGCACGCTGGCCGGAATTCAAGTGCGAGCGGGTCGCCTCGATCGAAATACTGCCTTTTGTGCGGAACAATCATCCCATTCTGGGGATAAACCCGACCAGCAAGGAGCCGCTGGTCCAGTTCGAATTCGTAGTGCCCTCATCTTCCGAACCCTACACATCGATCATTCAGCAGATGTACGAAAAAAGCGGTAAGCGTCCCGCTGACTGGATCCACATGACAGACTATTTTCAATTGGTTCGACGGATCGTTGCCACATCCGATGCTATCGGGATGGTTGCAAAACAGTTCACCGAGAACTCATGGTTTCGCGCCAATTTCGTGGCCTTGGAGGGAATCGGTTTATTCGATCCATTGACGCTTTGTTATGCTGTGCGTAGCCGCTGGCAGGTAAAACCGGCTGGCCGTGCGCTCGTCAGCCTTGTTCGTCAGGCATGGCGCACCGCACCATCGGATTAA
- a CDS encoding TonB-dependent receptor — protein sequence MAGIHILLRHPKYHQFWTTQKGADHFTDTLTLNLGARYSWERKAVRVSALRANGCNLDTLICATNFADAAKWRGFTPKIGLQWKPDDDTQIYGLYTRGFRSGGYNLRNTDPAVPPGPFNQETQDSFELGAKKQFGRHRINLAAFYNRMKDLQREINLPGPLGVSQVIRNTADATIKGVEAEGQFFLLSNLVISGQLGYVNGQYRNVQFDLSGDGVINDVDRALKLPRLSPWTYGVGLTYDQQLGELGTATARVSFTHRDKAAFTDNNVGFLQGADMLDASLTLATDNKHWRFSIYGRNLLNEVTIGGDTPLPAAFGGTGASLSPLNRGRVIGGEVAISF from the coding sequence TTGGCCGGCATTCATATTCTCCTTCGTCATCCAAAATATCATCAATTTTGGACCACTCAGAAGGGGGCAGATCATTTCACCGATACGCTGACCTTGAATCTCGGCGCGCGGTATAGCTGGGAACGCAAAGCCGTTCGGGTCTCGGCCTTGCGCGCAAATGGTTGCAATCTAGACACGCTGATCTGTGCAACCAATTTCGCCGACGCGGCAAAATGGCGAGGGTTTACGCCGAAAATCGGCCTTCAGTGGAAGCCGGATGACGACACGCAGATTTATGGCCTTTACACGCGCGGGTTCCGCAGCGGCGGATATAATTTGCGCAACACCGATCCCGCTGTGCCGCCGGGGCCATTCAATCAAGAGACCCAGGACAGTTTCGAACTCGGCGCCAAGAAGCAATTCGGGCGCCACCGGATCAACCTGGCGGCCTTCTACAATCGCATGAAGGACCTGCAGCGCGAGATCAACCTGCCCGGACCGCTTGGCGTCAGCCAGGTCATACGGAACACCGCCGACGCCACAATCAAAGGCGTCGAGGCCGAGGGGCAGTTTTTTCTTTTGTCCAACCTCGTGATTTCGGGTCAGCTCGGCTACGTGAATGGCCAGTATCGCAACGTCCAGTTCGACCTCAGCGGTGATGGCGTCATCAACGATGTGGATCGTGCGCTCAAATTGCCAAGGCTGTCGCCATGGACCTATGGCGTGGGGCTGACTTATGATCAGCAGCTTGGCGAATTGGGGACAGCAACGGCGCGTGTCAGCTTCACGCATCGCGACAAGGCGGCATTCACCGACAACAACGTCGGCTTCCTTCAGGGCGCCGATATGCTCGATGCGAGCCTCACATTGGCGACCGACAACAAGCACTGGCGCTTCTCCATCTATGGCCGAAACCTCCTGAATGAGGTGACGATTGGCGGCGATACACCTTTGCCGGCGGCCTTCGGGGGCACGGGTGCAAGCCTTTCACCGCTAAACAGGGGGCGCGTCATCGGCGGAGAAGTGGCGATTAGCTTCTAG